In Zingiber officinale cultivar Zhangliang chromosome 3B, Zo_v1.1, whole genome shotgun sequence, a single window of DNA contains:
- the LOC121967319 gene encoding uncharacterized protein LOC121967319 has protein sequence MCHSKIRSSDAASPAIDGRQVLQPPSNRISPLESPRPVKHTLQKSTSLPTSFANTAAAGVFSIDHPSPPIPSTKITETSLLKRRGEPIGLDSSTEKLRTPKASTWSPPAAARKEKKNKKPEKVSGEIRLADFSSGLLRNRVAGSVAAAQREHAALVQAQRKLRIAHYGRTPAKIEELAGSIECPGIAMSASQEEKKCSFITPSSDPVYVAYHDEEWGVPVHDDRMLFELLVLTGAQVGMDWTTILKKRNEFRVAFAEFDAESVSKFTEKQMVSISVELKLDLGRVRGIIENSKRILEVKRNFGSLDKYLWVFVNHKPISTNYKSCRKIPVKTSKSESISKDMVRRGFRFVGSTIVHSFMQAAGLTNDHTISCPRHLHCSRFAN, from the exons ATGTGCCACTCCAAGATTAGATCATCCGATGCCGCATCGCCGGCGATCGACGGCAGGCAAGTTCTTCAGCCGCCCTCCAACCGCATCTCTCCTCTGGAATCTCCCCGCCCGGTCAAGCACACTCTGCAGAAATCGACTTCTCTCCCCACCTCATTCGCCAACACTGCAGCCGCCGGAGTCTTTTCCATTGACCACCCATCACCGCCGATACCGTCTACGAAGATTACGGAAACGTCCCTTCTCAAGCGGAGGGGCGAGCCCATCGGCCTCGACTCTAGCACCGAGAAGCTCCGCACGCCGAAGGCCTCGACCTGGTCACCTCCGGCGGCggcgaggaaggagaagaagaacaagaagccagAGAAGGTGAGTGGAGAAATCCGGTTGGCGGACTTCTCTTCGGGACTGCTGCGCAACAGGGTTGCCGGAAGTGTCGCCGCTGCGCAGAGGGAGCACGCCGCGCTCGTGCAAGCCCAGAGGAAGCTTCGGATCGCCCACTACGGGAGGACTCCGGCCAAGATCGAGGAGTTGGCGGGTTCTATTGAGTGTCCCGGCATTGCCATGAGCGCCTcccaagaagagaagaagtgCAGCTTCATAACACCGAGTTCAG ATCCTGTGTATGTTGCTTATCATGATGAGGAATGGGGAGTTCCAGTTCATGATGACAG gatgttgtttgagTTGCTTGTTCTAACAGGAGCTCAAGTGGGGATGGACTGGACTACTATACTGAAGAAGAGGAATGAATTCAG GGTGGCATTTGCTGAATTTGATGCAGAGTCTGTCTCCAAGTTCACAGAGAAGCAGATGGTTTCCATCAGTGTGGAACTGAAGCTGGATTTAGGAAGAGTTAGAGGAATTATTGAAAATTCTAAGAGAATTTTAGAG GTCAAGAGAAACTTTGGCTCCTTGGATAAGTATCTGTGGGTCTTCGTCAACCACAAGCCCATCTCAACAAACTACAAGTCCTGCAGAAAAATCCCAGTCAAGACCTCCAAGTCGGAATCCATCAGCAAGGACATGGTTCGCCGTGGCTTCCGCTTCGTCGGCTCGACAATTGTTCATTCCTTCATGCAGGCTGCTGGCCTGACCAACGACCACACCATCTCCTGCCCTCGCCACCTCCATTGCTCTCGTTTTGCCAACTGA